A region from the Linepithema humile isolate Giens D197 chromosome 1, Lhum_UNIL_v1.0, whole genome shotgun sequence genome encodes:
- the bma gene encoding SCY1-like protein 2 isoform X1, with the protein MFAKLNNASKNTALSDLLPDSIRNTFEIGKQSATAGPENVWRIYDAYRIKDKMEFSIFIFDKRSAEKLHKPKRREAVTDILRESAARMAQYSHPKLLKAYKVEECADTLAFASEPILASLANVLAYKEQLANTLTAQSTGAIPKDKNHPPTTSNRPTMVKEYELLELEIKYGLLQITEALLFLHSNRKVLHRNVCPTSIIITKKGTWKLSGFEFIERGNDLPVTVQPWTKHMPKMTQPNLDYTAPEIQQKKTANYPADMFSFGLTICAIYNQGRSLIQANHSCSDYLKQLETLDDQVTIILPLIPIPLREAVTRLLHKEPEQRPTAQVLTMIKFFGDPVVHALQFLDVSRMKDMHQKDHFFTTTLTDALPFVPRKIWYQHVWTNLIEELQTQEVMSAVLKPTLYIIQNSSTEEYMKFLFPSLQIFFVGRRSIQGTVTLLENLHVLLEKTPVANEREVLAVLYMAFGNSTDQVRTAAFVAVTKVTNYLEDDAIHNMVLPKLFDAVTKNLVTDSRVLVDVMSCILTRLDKQKIIDFILPLLCKINKLQEPDILMRVVNIYRLMLTDKKYGLSVNWIALHAMPSLIPQTVNTALNLEQFILLLEVVQDMLNNIERQVQLTLRNQRTKLSVDNHSPSNSLDKYRTIRHPYNNDITQVPPFTIPNLRVERRKTSSAEDMARKNSIGSISTASAENMTRKSSMAAVFGGWFTSSSSNNGSNNFLRVATTFTSRRLSDNTLVTPKIRVAPSCASSPGGSPGSSLPIRRHSSTGPQERRASNINLSPPTAYNGSGMPITSSSVPYLLSTSLNSIRGSRRPSVSSASSQPGGILQQVGSSMVRQLPPICLNLNGPPPTLSSQSLQLPGQRSH; encoded by the exons ATGTTCGCGAAGTTAAACAACGCGTCCAAAAACACGGCACTGTCCGACTTGCTTCCCGATTCGATTCGCAACACGTTTGAGATCGGCAAGCAGTCCGCCACAGCCGGACCAGAGAACGTCTGGCGTATATATGACGCTTATCGGATAAAAGACAAAATG GAGTTCTCGATTTTCATATTCGATAAGCGATCCGCGGAGAAACTCCACAAACCGAAACGCCGGGAAGCGGTCACGGACATCCTGCGCGAGAGCGCAGCTCGAATGGCACAATATTCCCATCCGAAGCTCCTGAAG GCGTACAAAGTGGAGGAATGTGCGGATACGTTGGCATTTGCGTCAGAGCCTATTCTCGCCAGCTTAGCGAATGTCCTGGCGTACAAAGAGCAACTGGCAAATACACTGACAGCACAATCTACCGGGGCAATACCCAAGGACAAGAATCACCCGCCAACCACCAGCAATCGACCCACCATGGTTAAAGAATACGAGCTACTTGAGCTGGAGATCAAATATGGACTTCTCCAG ATCACAGAGGCTCTATTATTTCTTCATAGCAACCGTAAAGTTCTCCATAGAAATGTTTGTCCGACAAGCATTATTATCACAAAGAAAGGCACGTGGAAATTGTCAGGGTTTGAGTTTATCG AGAGGGGCAATGACTTACCGGTAACCGTGCAACCGTGGACGAAGCACATGCCGAAAATGACTCAACCGAATCTCGATTACACAG CGCCGGAGATTCAGCAGAAAAAGACCGCGAACTATCCCGCCGACATGTTCAGCTTTGGCTTGACGATATGCGCGATTTACAATCAGGGCCGATCACTGATACAGGCGAATCACAGCTGTTCAGATTATCTCAAGCAGCTCGAGACT CTTGACGATCAAGTCACTATTATCTTGCCATTGATACCGATACCTCTCCGAGAAGCTGTGACGCGACTTTTACACAAAGAGCCCGAGCAGAGACCAACCGCACAAGTTTTAACCATGATAAAATTCTTCGGGGACCCGGTCGTACACGCTTTACAATTTCTCGACGTCAGCAGAATGAAGGACATGCATCAGAAGGACCACTTTTTTACAACGACATTAACAGATGCATTGCCGTTTGTGCCGAGG AAAATCTGGTATCAACACGTCTGGACGAACCTTATCGAGGAGCTACAAACGCAGGAAGTGATGTCTGCCGTACTGAAGCCTACGCTGTACATCATCCAAAATAGTTCCACGGAGGAGTACATGAAGTTCTTGTTTCCCTCACTTCA AATTTTCTTCGTCGGTCGAAGGTCAATTCAGGGAACTGTAACCCTGTTGGAGAATCTGCACGTCCTCCTCGAGAAGACACCCGTGGCAAACGAGCGCGAAGTGCTCGCGGTGCTGTACATGGCCTTCGGAAATTCGACCGATCAAGTGCGA ACGGCAGCGTTCGTGGCCGTGACAAAAGTGACCAATTATCTCGAGGACGACGCTATACACAATATGGTATTACCGAAATTGTTCGACGCCGTCACCAAAAATTTGGTGACGGACTCGCGAGTGCTGGTGGACGTAATGTCGTGTATTCTGACTCGTCTAGACAAGCAGAAAATTATCGACTTTATCCTACCGCTGCTCTGTAAAATCAACAAGCTGCAAGAGCCCGATATTCTCATGCGGGTTGTAA ATATTTACAGACTGATGCTGACCGACAAAAAGTATGGGCTGTCGGTCAATTGGATAGCGCTGCATGCGATGCCGTCGCTGATACCGCAAACCGTGAACACGGCGTTAAATCTTGAGCAATTTATATTGCTCCTCGAGGTGGTGCAGGATATGTTAAACAATATCGAGAGGCAAGTGCAATTAACGTTGAG AAATCAAAGGACCAAATTGTCGGTCGACAATCACTCTCCGAGTAACTCTTTGGACAAATATCGAACCATACGACATCCATACAATAATGACATCACGCAAGTGCCACCATTCACGATCCCGAATTTGCGCGTCGAGCGACGCAAGACTTCATCCGCCGAGGATATGGCCAGAAAAAATAGCATTG GATCAATATCGACGGCGTCTGCGGAGAATATGACACGGAAAAGTTCAATGGCTG CGGTGTTCGGCGGATGGTTCACCTCATCGAGTTCAAACAACGGGAGTAATAATTTCTTGAGAGTGGCCACCACGTTCACGAGCAGACGTCTATCAGACAACACTCTGGTAACACCGAAGATACGAGTAGCGCCGTCTTGCGCGAGTTCACCAGGCGGGTCGCCCGGTAGCAGCCTGCCGATCCGTCGACACTCCAGCACCGGCCCACAGGAACGACGtgcatcaaatattaatttgtctcCACCCACGGCATataat GGAAGCGGAATGCCGATCACAAGTAGCAGCGTGCCATATTTGCTCAGCACGAGCCTGAACAGTATTCGCGGTTCGAGACGGCCGTCCGTATCCTCAGCATCTTCGCAGCCAGGCGGGATACTGCAGCAGGTTGGATCCAGCATGGTAAGACAACTACCCCCCATCTGCCTGAACTTGAACGGACCGCCACCAACTTTATCTTCTCAATCTCTCCAGCTACCGGGACAGCGTTCCCACTGA
- the bma gene encoding SCY1-like protein 2 isoform X2, translating to MFAKLNNASKNTALSDLLPDSIRNTFEIGKQSATAGPENVWRIYDAYRIKDKMEFSIFIFDKRSAEKLHKPKRREAVTDILRESAARMAQYSHPKLLKAYKVEECADTLAFASEPILASLANVLAYKEQLANTLTAQSTGAIPKDKNHPPTTSNRPTMVKEYELLELEIKYGLLQITEALLFLHSNRKVLHRNVCPTSIIITKKGTWKLSGFEFIERGNDLPVTVQPWTKHMPKMTQPNLDYTAPEIQQKKTANYPADMFSFGLTICAIYNQGRSLIQANHSCSDYLKQLETLDDQVTIILPLIPIPLREAVTRLLHKEPEQRPTAQVLTMIKFFGDPVVHALQFLDVSRMKDMHQKDHFFTTTLTDALPFVPRKIWYQHVWTNLIEELQTQEVMSAVLKPTLYIIQNSSTEEYMKFLFPSLQIFFVGRRSIQGTVTLLENLHVLLEKTPVANEREVLAVLYMAFGNSTDQVRTAAFVAVTKVTNYLEDDAIHNMVLPKLFDAVTKNLVTDSRVLVDVMSCILTRLDKQKIIDFILPLLCKINKLQEPDILMRVVNIYRLMLTDKKYGLSVNWIALHAMPSLIPQTVNTALNLEQFILLLEVVQDMLNNIERNQRTKLSVDNHSPSNSLDKYRTIRHPYNNDITQVPPFTIPNLRVERRKTSSAEDMARKNSIGSISTASAENMTRKSSMAAVFGGWFTSSSSNNGSNNFLRVATTFTSRRLSDNTLVTPKIRVAPSCASSPGGSPGSSLPIRRHSSTGPQERRASNINLSPPTAYNGSGMPITSSSVPYLLSTSLNSIRGSRRPSVSSASSQPGGILQQVGSSMVRQLPPICLNLNGPPPTLSSQSLQLPGQRSH from the exons ATGTTCGCGAAGTTAAACAACGCGTCCAAAAACACGGCACTGTCCGACTTGCTTCCCGATTCGATTCGCAACACGTTTGAGATCGGCAAGCAGTCCGCCACAGCCGGACCAGAGAACGTCTGGCGTATATATGACGCTTATCGGATAAAAGACAAAATG GAGTTCTCGATTTTCATATTCGATAAGCGATCCGCGGAGAAACTCCACAAACCGAAACGCCGGGAAGCGGTCACGGACATCCTGCGCGAGAGCGCAGCTCGAATGGCACAATATTCCCATCCGAAGCTCCTGAAG GCGTACAAAGTGGAGGAATGTGCGGATACGTTGGCATTTGCGTCAGAGCCTATTCTCGCCAGCTTAGCGAATGTCCTGGCGTACAAAGAGCAACTGGCAAATACACTGACAGCACAATCTACCGGGGCAATACCCAAGGACAAGAATCACCCGCCAACCACCAGCAATCGACCCACCATGGTTAAAGAATACGAGCTACTTGAGCTGGAGATCAAATATGGACTTCTCCAG ATCACAGAGGCTCTATTATTTCTTCATAGCAACCGTAAAGTTCTCCATAGAAATGTTTGTCCGACAAGCATTATTATCACAAAGAAAGGCACGTGGAAATTGTCAGGGTTTGAGTTTATCG AGAGGGGCAATGACTTACCGGTAACCGTGCAACCGTGGACGAAGCACATGCCGAAAATGACTCAACCGAATCTCGATTACACAG CGCCGGAGATTCAGCAGAAAAAGACCGCGAACTATCCCGCCGACATGTTCAGCTTTGGCTTGACGATATGCGCGATTTACAATCAGGGCCGATCACTGATACAGGCGAATCACAGCTGTTCAGATTATCTCAAGCAGCTCGAGACT CTTGACGATCAAGTCACTATTATCTTGCCATTGATACCGATACCTCTCCGAGAAGCTGTGACGCGACTTTTACACAAAGAGCCCGAGCAGAGACCAACCGCACAAGTTTTAACCATGATAAAATTCTTCGGGGACCCGGTCGTACACGCTTTACAATTTCTCGACGTCAGCAGAATGAAGGACATGCATCAGAAGGACCACTTTTTTACAACGACATTAACAGATGCATTGCCGTTTGTGCCGAGG AAAATCTGGTATCAACACGTCTGGACGAACCTTATCGAGGAGCTACAAACGCAGGAAGTGATGTCTGCCGTACTGAAGCCTACGCTGTACATCATCCAAAATAGTTCCACGGAGGAGTACATGAAGTTCTTGTTTCCCTCACTTCA AATTTTCTTCGTCGGTCGAAGGTCAATTCAGGGAACTGTAACCCTGTTGGAGAATCTGCACGTCCTCCTCGAGAAGACACCCGTGGCAAACGAGCGCGAAGTGCTCGCGGTGCTGTACATGGCCTTCGGAAATTCGACCGATCAAGTGCGA ACGGCAGCGTTCGTGGCCGTGACAAAAGTGACCAATTATCTCGAGGACGACGCTATACACAATATGGTATTACCGAAATTGTTCGACGCCGTCACCAAAAATTTGGTGACGGACTCGCGAGTGCTGGTGGACGTAATGTCGTGTATTCTGACTCGTCTAGACAAGCAGAAAATTATCGACTTTATCCTACCGCTGCTCTGTAAAATCAACAAGCTGCAAGAGCCCGATATTCTCATGCGGGTTGTAA ATATTTACAGACTGATGCTGACCGACAAAAAGTATGGGCTGTCGGTCAATTGGATAGCGCTGCATGCGATGCCGTCGCTGATACCGCAAACCGTGAACACGGCGTTAAATCTTGAGCAATTTATATTGCTCCTCGAGGTGGTGCAGGATATGTTAAACAATATCGAGAG AAATCAAAGGACCAAATTGTCGGTCGACAATCACTCTCCGAGTAACTCTTTGGACAAATATCGAACCATACGACATCCATACAATAATGACATCACGCAAGTGCCACCATTCACGATCCCGAATTTGCGCGTCGAGCGACGCAAGACTTCATCCGCCGAGGATATGGCCAGAAAAAATAGCATTG GATCAATATCGACGGCGTCTGCGGAGAATATGACACGGAAAAGTTCAATGGCTG CGGTGTTCGGCGGATGGTTCACCTCATCGAGTTCAAACAACGGGAGTAATAATTTCTTGAGAGTGGCCACCACGTTCACGAGCAGACGTCTATCAGACAACACTCTGGTAACACCGAAGATACGAGTAGCGCCGTCTTGCGCGAGTTCACCAGGCGGGTCGCCCGGTAGCAGCCTGCCGATCCGTCGACACTCCAGCACCGGCCCACAGGAACGACGtgcatcaaatattaatttgtctcCACCCACGGCATataat GGAAGCGGAATGCCGATCACAAGTAGCAGCGTGCCATATTTGCTCAGCACGAGCCTGAACAGTATTCGCGGTTCGAGACGGCCGTCCGTATCCTCAGCATCTTCGCAGCCAGGCGGGATACTGCAGCAGGTTGGATCCAGCATGGTAAGACAACTACCCCCCATCTGCCTGAACTTGAACGGACCGCCACCAACTTTATCTTCTCAATCTCTCCAGCTACCGGGACAGCGTTCCCACTGA
- the LOC105677228 gene encoding uncharacterized protein, with protein MPSCAAPGCRSHSRHGTKMHRFPKNPRREVWVKNTELKLPIKDGLFLCEYHFPADMWEKERVDGKKKLKMHAIPTIFGYAIMQMQNNRASEHRSNARSTQHSPILVYTDPLSKDVVILSQCDETGHYESTEPMQESLLAHLAPLNENEINNAQQENKEVDAQHQETCTNIHASNKQTFLSENVPLEENECDIISNDESVHKQEVELLTAQKEFATSDCNCCMAEKYKKLEKLYLKSERSRVLMKKNHNRLQVIMKRKIMKLEKIKNHLFMNLYQPV; from the exons ATGCCGAGTTGTGCAGCGCCAGGATGTCGCAGTCATTCAAGACATGGCACAAAAATGCACCGTTTTCCAAAGAATCCACGACGAGAAGTGTGGGTAAAAAATACTGAACTAAAGTTACCAATAAAAGatggtttatttttatgcgaG taccATTTTCCAGCAGACATGTGGGAAAAGGAGCGTGTTGATggaaagaagaaattgaaaatgcaCGCTATACCAACAATATTTGGATATGCTATCatgcaaatgcaaaataatagagCTTCAG AGCATAGATCTAATGCGAGGTCTACACAGCACTCACCGATATTAGTATATACAGATCCGTTAAGTAAAGACGTTGTGATATTATCTCAATGTGATGAAACTGGACATTACGAGAGTACAGAGCCTATGCAGGAATCTTTATTGGCACACTTAGCACcattaaatgaaaatgaaattaacaatGCACAACAGGAAAATAAGGAAGTGGATGCACAGCACCAAGAGACATGTACTAATATTCATGCTTCCAATAAGCAGACTTTTTTATCGGAAAATGTACCTCTGGAGGAAAATGAATGCGATATCATTAGCAACGATGAAAGTGTACATAAACAGGAAGTCGAATTATTAACTGCACAGAAGGAATTTGCAACATCTGACTGCAATTGTTGTATGGCAGAGAAGTACAAAAAACTTGAgaaactatatttaaaaagtgaaaGATCGAgggttttaatgaaaaaaaatcacaaccGATTGCAAGTCATTATGAAGAGGAAAATTATGAAACTGGAAAAAATT aaaaatcatttattcatGAATCTATACCAGCCAGTTTGA